The Felis catus isolate Fca126 chromosome X, F.catus_Fca126_mat1.0, whole genome shotgun sequence genome includes a region encoding these proteins:
- the LOC109496592 gene encoding testis-expressed protein 13D-like: protein MAVDFGDPKSGFRHNEVVGFINEEVLSNGGGPDFYVTFCSRPWNEIEDELLSVVADPQVPRAVKRAYSWSALALSVRAAARQQEQQGRRIQRLQQQLEERETTTWALASQLQQLREEREQALSQLRGAQHHLQQALDEQEALRGQLLHTQTRPPQVWPQTQQLATETEVWPLITEERSDVLGAARLQRERDAEMQSEARTASMTATTMPGVLHVPRPPYPWAQVVQPPVPMPFPMPFPVAFPHPPPPPPRVVAEAVSGAEFPPQSSPGGVCPPGMWPALGSQEETSLLWDQRSHVQEEGPVRSHLVNPSGGNWSRDAMKQPPQGLMPQREDAPGTFREVEETPAPSV, encoded by the exons ATGGCAGTGGATTTCGGTGACCCCAAGAGCGGCTTTCGCCACAACGAGGTGGTGGGGTTCATCAACGAAGAGGTGCTCAGTAATGGCGGCGGCCCAGACTTCTACGTGACCTTCTGCTCGAGGCCCTGGAACGAGATCGAAGACGAGCTGCTGTCCGTCGTGGCCGACCCGCAGGTGCCGCGCGCCGTCAAGAGGGCCTACTCCTGGAGCGCGCTGGCCTTGAGCGTGCGTGCGGCCGCgaggcagcaggagcagcaggggcgCCGGATCCAGCGGCTGCAGCAGCAGCTGGAGGAGCGCGAGACCACCACCTGGGCCCTGGCCTCCCAGCTGCAGCAGCTGCGCGAGGAGCGCGAGCAGGCGCTCTCGCAGCTGCGCGGCGCGCAGCACCACCTGCAGCAGGCGCTGGACGAGCAGGAGGCCCTGCGCGGGCAGCTGCTCCACACCCAGACGCGGCCCCCGCAGGTCTGGCCTCAAACACAGCAGCTCGCGACCGAGACCGAGGTGTGGCCCCTCATCACGGAGGAGCGGAGCGACGTGCTGGGCGCAGCTCGGCTGCAGCGTGAGCGGGATGCGGAGATGCAGAGCGAGGCCCGGACGGCCTCGATGACGGCGACCACGATGCCCGGCGTGCTTCACGTGCCAAGACCGCCGTACCCCTGGGCCCAGGTTGTTCAACCCCCTGTGCCGATGCCATTCCCCATGCCGTTCCCGGTGGcgttcccccatcccccacctcccccacccagagTCGTGGCAGAAGCAGTGTCGGGAGCGGAGTTCCCACCCCAGAGTTCTCCTGGGGGCGTCTGCCCCCCGGGCATGTGGCCTGCATTGGGGTCCCAGGAGGAGACGTCCCTGCTGTGGGACCAGAGGAGCCACGTCCAGGAGGAAGGTCCCGTGAGGTCCCACTTGGTAAACCCCTCAGGGGGCAACTGGAGCCGAGACGCGATGAAGCAACCACCGCAGGGCCTGATGCCCCAGCGAGAAGATG CTCCAGGAACCTTCCGTGAAGTCGAAGAAACTCCAGCTCCCAGCGTGTGA